The Primulina huaijiensis isolate GDHJ02 chromosome 12, ASM1229523v2, whole genome shotgun sequence genome has a window encoding:
- the LOC140990233 gene encoding tryptophan aminotransferase-related protein 2-like: MCGTEQAVVIKSSNTSSVAEEKENGSVKNHSFEEIINLDHGDPTMYESYWKNVGSKCTVTIPAYQSLSYFANAKNLCWFLEPTLEEEIKMLHNVVGNAIVQDHYIVVGTGSSQLIQAALYALCDSLNEPNPISVVSAAPYYSSYPEVMDFLRSRLFKWGGDARSFDEDGPYIEMVTSPNNPDGVIRVPVVKGAKGVLVHDFAYYWPQYTAITSPADHDIMLFTVSKCTGHAGSRIGWALVRDENVAKKMVKFIELNTIGVSKEAQLRAAKILEVISTSCQRFKPHDLKNFFEYTHNLMAERWKKLRDSVKSNKLFYVPKFPLQYCHFTRDFTETYPAFAWLKCKEGIDCEKLLRGHKILTRSGRRFGSDQEYVRISMLARDAEFDLFLQRLSTIHGVSNGNSEL; the protein is encoded by the exons ATGTGCGGCACAGAGCAGGCAGTTGTGATAAAAAGCTCAAATACTTCATCTGTTgctgaagaaaaagaaaatggctCCGTGAAAAATCATTCCTTTGAAGAAATTATCAATCTTGATCA TGGTGATCCTACAATGTATGAATCTTACTGGAAGAATGTTGGCAGCAAGTGCACAGTCACAATCCCTGCCTACCAATCTCTCAGTTATTTTGCCAACGCTAAGAACCTGTGCTGGTTTTTGGAGCCAACACTTGAGGAAGAAATAAAGATGCTTCACAACGTGGTCGGTAACGCAATAGTCCAAGATCATTACATTGTTGTGGGAACAGGTTCAAGTCAGTTAATTCAGGCGGCCTTGTATGCCCTTTGTGATTCTTTAAATGAGCCGAATCCTATCAGTGTTGTGTCGGCTGCTCCATATTATTCG TCGTATCCTGAGGTCATGGATTTTTTGCGTTCTAGGCTCTTCAAATGGGGAGGTGATGCACGTAGCTTTGATGAAGATGGACCATATATAGAGATGGTTACATCTCCGAATAACCCTGACGGGGTTATACGTGTACCGGTGGTTAAAGGAGCTAAAGGGGTGCTCGTTCATGACTTTGCATACTACTGGCCACAATACACAGCCATCACATCTCCAGCAGATCATGACATTATGTTGTTTACAGTTTCCAAATGCACTGGCCATGCAGGTTCACGAATTGG ATGGGCTCTTGTTAGGGATGAAAATGTAGCTAAAAAGATGGTGAAATTCATCGAACTCAACACGATTGGAGTGTCAAAAGAAGCCCAACTCAGAGCTGCCAAGATCCTTGAAGTGATTTCTACTAGCTGCCAAAGATTCAAGCCTCATGACTTGAAAAATTTCTTCGAATACACCCACAATCTCATGGCTGAAAGGTGGAAGAAACTGCGAGATTCTGTCAAGAGCAACAAACTCTTTTATGTCCCAAAGTTTCCCCTACAGTACTGCCATTTCACCAGAGACTTCACTGAAACATACCCCG CTTTTGCGTGGTTGAAATGCAAGGAGGGCATTGACTGTGAAAAACTGTTAAGAGGGCACAAGATTTTGACAAGAAGCGGGAGGCGATTCGGTAGTGATCAAGAGTATGTTAGAATAAGCATGTTGGCTAGGGACGCAGAATTTGATCTATTTCTTCAGAGGTTGTCTACTATTCACGGGGTCTCCAATGGAAATTCAGAACTTTAA
- the LOC140989363 gene encoding protein neprosin-like gives MLLALIRGVKFGESMEMVFCCSDHRRRQNQCTRIQTLLFRGKRKKNPTKMASSCCKISPIISFFVLFLLFVSSVQSVRFNETEQSFRPEKESKKLKFIRAHLARINKPSVKTIQSPDGDTIDCVLADKQPAFDHPELKGQKPMDPPERPKGYAATTRIFEENFQIWSISNEFCPEGTIAIRRTTEQDVLRASSIRRFGTKIRKPIRRDSSSGGHEHAVGYVTGDAYYGAKASLNVWAPRVTNQYEFSLSQIWVISGSFGDDLNTIEAGWQVSPELYGDNYPRFFTYWTNDAYQATGCYNLLCSGFVQTNNRIAIGAAISPISSYNAGQFDISLLVWKDPKHGNWWLEFGNGILVGYWPSFLFTHLKDHASMIQFGGEVVNSQISGQHTSTQMGSGHFAGEGFGRASYFRNLQVVDWDNSLIPLSNLRVLADHPSCYDIQGGINRVWGNYFYYGGPGKNPRCP, from the exons ATGTTACTTGCCTTAATTCGAGGTGTGAAATTTGGAGAATCCATGGAGATGGTTTTCTGCTGTTCGGATCACAGAAGAAGACAAAATCAATGTACTCGAATACAGACACTACTGTTccgaggaaaaagaaaaaaaaatcccacAAAAATGGCGTCTAGTTGCTGCAAGATCTCCCCAATCATTTCATTTTTCGTTCTTTTCTTGTTGTTTGTTTCCTCTGTTCAATCTGTTCGATTCAACGAGACTGAACAGAGTTTTCGGCCCGAGAAAGAGTCGAAGAAATTGAAGTTCATCAGAGCCCATTTGGCGAGAATCAATAAGCCTTCTGTCAAGACAATTCAG AGTCCTGATGGTGATACCATAGACTGTGTATTAGCAGACAAGCAACCAGCTTTTGATCATCCAGAATTAAAAGGCCAAAAACCAATG GATCCACCAGAGAGGCCGAAAGGGTACGCCGCCACCACACGAATCTTTGAAGAGAACTTTCAAATTTGGAGCATTTCCAACGAATTTTGCCCCGAAGGCACGATTGCGATTCGAAGAACGACGGAGCAAGATGTTTTACGGGCAAGCTCGATTCGGAGATTCGGAACCAAAATTCGAAAACCAATTAGAAGGGATTCTTCCAGCGGGGGACACGAG CATGCGGTTGGGTACGTGACTGGTGATGCGTACTATGGAGCCAAAGCAAGTTTAAATGTGTGGGCGCCACGAGTTACCAATCAATACGAATTTAGCTTGTCTCAGATTTGGGTCATCTCTGGTTCATTCGGAGATGATCTTAATACTATCGAAGCTGGCTGGCAG GTAAGTCCAGAGCTGTATGGGGACAATTATCCCAGGTTCTTCACCTATTGGACT AACGATGCATATCAGGCCACGGGATGTTACAATCTACTGTGCTCAGGCTTTGTTCAGACCAACAACAGAATAGCAATTGGGGCTGCCATTTCCCCAATCTCTTCTTATAATGCTGGCCAATTTGACATTAGCTTGTTAGTGTGGAAG GATCCAAAGCATGGGAATTGGTGGCTAGAGTTTGGCAATGGGATTTTGGTGGGTTATTGGCCATCATTTTTATTCACACATCTTAAGGATCATGCAAGCATGATCCAATTTGGAGGCGAAGTTGTTAATAGTCAGATCTCGGGTCAGCACACGTCGACCCAAATGGGAAGCGGGCATTTCGCGGGAGAAGGGTTCGGGAGAGCATCCTATTTCCGCAACCTACAAGTTGTAGATTGGGATAATAGCTTGATTCCTTTGTCGAATCTTCGGGTTTTGGCGGATCATCCCAGTTGCTACGATATACAAGGAGGAATCAATCGAGTTTGgggaaattatttttattacggAGGGCCAGGGAAAAATCCAAGATGCCCTTGA